In Eretmochelys imbricata isolate rEreImb1 chromosome 14, rEreImb1.hap1, whole genome shotgun sequence, a genomic segment contains:
- the LOC144274884 gene encoding zinc finger protein RFP-like: MAAENPVKSLQEEATCPVCLEYFREPVTLECGHNFCRDCIAQCWVGSDTAASCPQCRETVQQRNLRPNRQLANVVEIAKRLSLQAAKGARGDGVCGEHQEALKLFCEEDQTPICVICRESRAHRAHTVVPIQEAAQEYKDKIQAPLQTLREEREMLLGFKEAGEKRGQEYLKQTETKRQKIVSEFQKLRWFLEEQERLLLAQLDKLDEEILKIQNENVSKLSKQISHLSDLISEMEGKGQKPASEFLQDVRSILSRCEKGKFQQAMEISTELEVRLSGFSQKTIAVMETLRKFKDTLLSALETPRGEPLGAHRQVNVTLDPDTAHPILILSEDRKSVRWGDTRQHLPKNPGRFDSDPCVLGCEGFTSGRHCWEVEVGDGRFWAVGVARESVRRKGGISCSPEEGIWAVRRWWGQFRALTSPVTPLPLSRVPSRIRVCLDCDRGQVIFIDAGDGAPIFTFPPASFNRERIRPWLQVWDPDTQLRLCS; this comes from the exons atggctgcagagaaCCCCGTGAAAAGTCTCCAGGAGGAAGCGACATGTCCcgtctgtctggagtatttcagagaacctgtcactctggagtgtgggcacaatttctgccgagactgcatcgcccagtgctgggTGGGATCCGATACAGCcgcctcctgccctcagtgcagagaaactgtgcaacagagaaacctcaggcccaacaggcagctggcaaatgtTGTAGAAATCGCCAAACGGCTGAGTTTACAGGCAGCGAAAGGAGCAAGAGGGGacggggtgtgtggggaacaccaggaggctttgaaactgttctgtgaagaggatcaaacccccatctgtgtgatctgcagagagtcccGGGCTCACCGCGCTCACACGGTGGTTCCCATACAGGAagctgcccaggagtacaag GACAAAATCCAGGCCCCTTTGCAgactctgagggaagagagagaaatgctGCTGGGATTTAAAGAGGCTGGAGAGAAGAGAGGCCAGGAGTATCTG aaacagacagaaacaaagAGGCAGAAGATTGTGTCTGAATTTCAGAAACTGCGGTGGTTCCTGGAGGAACAAGAAcgactcctgctggcccagctggaCAAGCTGGATGAGGAGATTTtgaagatacagaatgaaaatGTCAGTAAGCTTTCCAAGCAGATTTCCCATCTCAGTGATctgatcagtgagatggaggggaagggtcAGAAGCCAGcgagtgaattcctgcag gatgtcagaagcatCTTGAGCAG ATGTgagaaggggaagttccagcagGCAATGGAGATTTCTACTGAACTGGAAGTGAGACTCAGTGGTTTCTCCCAGAAAACTATTGCTGTAATGGAGACTTTGAGGAAGTTCAAAG ACACTCTGCTGTCTGCACTGGAGACACCAAGAGGGGAACCCCTCGGAGCACACAGACAGG tgaatgtgactctggatcctgACACGGCTCATCCCATCCTCATCCTGTCTGAGGATCGGAAAAgtgtgagatggggagacacaCGCCAGCATCTGCCCAAAAACCCTGGAAGATTTGACTCTGAtccctgtgtgctgggctgtgagggattcacctcagggagacattgctgggaggtggaggtgggggatgggcgATTCTGGGCCGTGGGGGTGGCCAGGGAatctgtgaggaggaagggagggatcagctgtAGCCCTgaggaggggatctgggctgtgcgGCGGTGGTGGGGTCAGTTccgggctctcacctcccctgtgacccccctgcccctgagccgggtccccagcaggatccgggtttgtctggactgtgaccGGGGGCAGGTGATATTTATCGATGCTGGTGATGGGGCCCCAATCTTCACTTTCCCCCCAGCCTCATTCAATCGGGAGAGAATCCGACCCTGGCTACAGGTCTGggacccagacacccagctcagATTGTGTTCctga